The Candidatus Reconcilbacillus cellulovorans genomic interval TGAACTAGAAAATATCCTGGACAAAGCGCGGTCGGAGGGGTTCGTCGCGTCGGAAACGTTTCGTTTTTTGGTTTCCGGCATTACTTTGTTGCGCAAAATGCTGGACGAAGGAGATTATGAAGGACGGATTTACCGCTCCGATTGGAACAGGTTACGCCAACAGATTCGGAAGGGTGGTCGCATATGTCGGGTGTATCGGATTCGGCTTTCATTCCCGGAACATACGTTTGAAACGGGGACGGATCCGTTATTTTTGTTGGAAGAAATGAGCGAAAAGGGTAGTATTTTGCAAATCGAGCCGGAATGGGGGCGAATACCCGACCTGTTTCATCTGGACCCGCATCTATGTTATTTGGGGTGGAATATTTTATTCAAAACAGAAATGGAAGAAAAAGAGATCAAGGAAGTTTTTGAGTTTATCCATGAACACGGCGCCGTTGTCGAGATCGAGCGTGCGGAAACGGAGGAGAAAGACAAAACGGAGTCGCCCGCGCAGGCTTACGCGTCCAAACCGGCCGTGCAAGAAACGATTCGTGTGGAAGTCGTCAAGTTGGAGCGGATTCTGAACCACGTTTCCGATCTGATGATGGTTCAGTCTCTTTTGCGGGAGCGGACGCTTGATTTGATGGAACGGGCCGGTCGCGACGTGGACGAGGTGGAAGATGCATTCCGAGAATTGGAAACTATTACCAGAATGTTGCAGGAAGAAGTGATGAGCACCAGCATGGTACCGATCGGCAACCTGCTGGTGCGGTTGCAGATGATGGCGATCGATCTGGCCAAGGAATTGGGCAAAGAAGTGCGTGTGGAACTTTCCGGCAAGGATACGGAACTGGACCGAAAAGTGATCGAGCAGATCACCGATCCGTTGATGCACATTGTCCGCAATGCGATCGATCACGGCATCGAGCCGATGGAGGCGCGCGTCCGTTCCGGAAAGCCGGCGACAGCGACTTTACGGATTCGCGCGTATCATCAGGAAGGACACGTCATGATCGAAATCGGCGACGACGGGAAAGGAATCGACCCGCAACAAGTATTAGCGAAGGCGAAAGCCAAGGGTTTGGTAGACGAGCATAGAACACTTTCTTTACAAGAAATTTACCAATTTTTGTTTATTCCCGGTTTTTCTACGGCCGAACATGTCACGGACATTTCGGGACGTGGGGTGGGGCTGGATGTGGTCATGACCAATGTCCGCAACTTGCATGGGCATATCGAAGTGCAATCGGAAGTCGGCGTCGGCACGACGTTCCGCATCAAATTGCCGTTGACGATGGCGATCATCGACGGCATGCTCGTACGGGTGGGAGAAGAATTTTATGTTTTTCCTCTGCCGGCGATTACGGAATTTATCAAGGCCAAGCATTATTCCGTCCATACGGTGACGGGATCGGGAAAAGTGATCCGAGTTCGGGAGGATTGGATTCCGCTTGCGGCGCTTTCGGACATCGTCGGCGTGCCGTCCCGGTTTTCCCGGCCCGAAGACGGCGTGTTGGTCGTCTTGCGGGACGGGGAGCGGAAGTTGGCCGTCGCGGTGGACGAAATCGTGAACCAGAAGCAGTTTGTGGTCAAAAGCGTGCAGGAAAATTTAGGGCATGCACGCGGCGTGACGGGGGCGACCGTGTTGGGGGACGGCAGCGTCGCCATCATTCCCGAAATTTCGTACCTGTTCGAAGTGGCCTCCGCCCGGTCCGGTTTTCAAGCGGGGGATTCGGATGGTTGCTGAAAAGAACGGGCAATATGTGACGTTCGAAATTCACGGCGGGATTTACGGGGTTCCCATCGAGTCGGTTCAGGAAATTATCCGTTATCGAAGGGTCGCGCAAATTTACAATACGCCCTCCCATGTGGAAGGATTAATCCACTATCGCGGCAAGATCATCCCCGTTTTTTCCATTCGAAAATTGCTGCGGTTGCCCGAAAGCGCCCCGGGAAAATCAACCGTGATCATTGTGTTGAGAGTAGGCGATAAAACCGTCGGGATGATCGGTGATCGCGTCCGCCATATCATTCGGGTCGCACCTGAAGACGTCGAACCGGTTCATCGCTCGTTCATATCGGCCATTTTGAAGGCCGACGACCAGTTGGTCATGCTGCTGGACGTTTCGGACAAATGGTTAGAGGGGAAGGATCGGGATTGAAGACGGCTAGGATCCGTCCGCAAGGCCCGCTGGACATCACGACCTCCGGCGAATTCAGGGACCGGGCATGGCGTTTGATCGAGGAGGGAGTTCGCCATCTGATCGTCGATTTCGGGGATGTAAGCGCGATTGACAGTTCCGGCATCGCGAAAATGCTGGCCGTTCGGAAACGGTTGGCGGACGCAGGCGGAAAAATGACCGTCGAAAACATTACACGGCCGGAAATCCGAAAAATGTTCGAAACGTTACTTTTGCACACGTTGATGGAGATTCGGGATTCGGTGAAGGAGGCGGAAGAGTCCCGGTGACGATCGCCGAGTGGACGCGCGAATTGGAACTTATTTCGGAACAGATCGAAAGTTCCATGTCCGAATTGGACGAATATTATGCCATTCTTCGACAACACGTTCCTCTGGCGGAGAAACGCGTCACATTGGCTTGTCAGGAATTACGGACGGTTTTCGACTACTTTCTCGCCGAGGGGAACGGCCGAAGTTTTTTCCGGACAATCGCGGACAACGCGCAGTCATGTCTCGAATACATACTGAATTGGATGGAAAATGCAAAATCTTGTCGCCCGTCGGCGGAAAGAATCGAGAATTTGAGAAGGATTGTGTTCTCCGTTAAACCTTTTTTGGACGATTTGGACTTATTGTCGTTGAATATGCGGTTGTTCGCGGCCAAACGAACGTACTCTGCTCAGGGGTTGGATATGTTTACCCGACACGTTCATCGAATCGTCGCCGGGTTGAAGCGTCAGTTTGCAGAACTGTCCGAATCGGTCGGACATTTGACCGAAGAAAGCGGGAGATGCGTGGGAAAAATCGGAGAATTGCCGGAATCGGAAACGGCGGTTCGTCGTGATGTTTTTCAGGCGGTGGTTGCGGATTTAGAGCGATGGATAAAATTTGTGGAATCAACACGTTGGGTTTGTATGAATTTGTCAGATCACTTCAATCAAATCATAAAATCGATTGAAGAAATTGTTATTTTCTTTCAATGGCATGACTTGTTACGACAAAGTGAAGAAAATATGAAAAAATGTTGTGTTGTTTTGCGGGCTCATCTTACCGACGATGCGGATTCAGCCGAAGGGACAGTCGAACGCTTGGAGTGCGTCGCGTTCGCCGAAGCGGGAATGCGGCTGTTGTCGCGCCTTGCGGCTCAGGTTGAAGAGGAGATGCGGACGTCTTTGAGTGAGATCGTTTCTGTTTTCGAACGGCTGTCGTCCGCCGTCTCGGAATTTGCGGATGACGCCGGTCATCTGGCCGATTTTTTCGCCGCGCCGGGCGCGACGATGGAATGCCTTTTGGGCGAGATTGTCCGCAATATGGAGCATGCAGCGGAGAGATGTCGGTGTGATATGGAAGCGTCGGATAAATGGGTGGAGGACGAACGGCGTTTGCGCGACAGGTTCGGAGAGCTGGCGTCCCGCATGAATGTTGCGCGGTTCGATACCGAAATTTTGAGATCCATGCCGATATTGGCGAAGCTTGAATTTGTCCATGCAAGCCATGAAACACGGATGATGGACGGATTGCTGGAAAACGCCATTTCCCGCTTTGTCGACGCGTTTGTGGAGCAAGACGCACTGTTTTGCAGGATAAGAAAGGAAACAGAATACGAATTCGAACAATTTCGTAAATTTTGGATTTCAAACCGGCGGCCTTTGGAAATCGCACTATTGACATTGAAAAAATCCGTTGAAGGACTGAAACTGGCCGGCGCCGTCGTCGGCGATACCGTCGGTATGCTGTTCCGGGAGATTCGCGTTTTGGCGGATGAAGTCGCTGCTTTACGGCATCGGTTGCTGGTTGTCGAACCGATGCTCGAGCGTCTACATGCTTTGCACGTGCGGATCGAACGGATGGCGGACGAAATCCGGGAGGAAAAGGAACGGTTGATTCGTCGACAAGGTTCAGAGGCGGTCGGGTTGAAGGAAGAGGAACTCCTCCGGTTGTTCGGACAGTTGACCGGTTACGCGGAACGCAAGACGGCGAAGGAAACGCTTGGCGTCGACGGGTGGGACGAAGGGTCGGAGCGGGGCGATTTGACTTTGTTCTGAAAAGCTTGGCAAGCGGGGGGGGTTTCGTTGAAGCCGTATGCGGTTTTAGTGGTCGATGACTCGGCGGTGGCGCGGGCGGCCGTCAGTCGCTTCATTGAAGAAGACCCGGAGTTTCGGTTGGTCGGTATTGCTCGAAACGGCCGGGATGCGATTGAAAAAGTCGAACGACTTCGTCCCGATGTGGTGACGATGGACATCGAGATGCCGGAAATGGACGGCATTCAAGCTTTACGGGAGATTATGGCACGTTGTCCGGTTCCGGTGGTCATGCTGAGCCATCATACACGGCATGGGGCGGAGATGACGCTGCTTTCGCTGGAGTGTGGAGCGGTCGACTTTTTCCCGAAAGATTGGCTGATGGAAGCGACTGCAGGATCCTTGCGGCATGCGAAGTCTTTTCGGGATTGTCTGAGAACGGCGGCGGCGGCTAATATCGTCGGCCTCCGAAACGCAACGCCGGTTTCCCCGGACCCGCCGCCGAAAATGTCGGGCGGAGCCATCGAACTGGTCGTCATCGGCTGTTCGACGGGCGGACCGGCGGCATTGCAGGAAATTTTACCGCAATTTTCGGCGGACGAGGGGCCGGCGGTGTTGGTGGTTCAGCATATGCCGCCCGGATTTACGAAAGCGCTGGCGGAGCGATTCAATTCTCTTTGCAGAATGCGGGTCAAAGAAGCGGAAGAAGGGGATATCGTTCGCCCCGGGCATATTTACATCGCTCCGGCCGGTTTTCAGACCGTCATCGAAC includes:
- a CDS encoding chemotaxis response regulator protein-glutamate methylesterase gives rise to the protein MKPYAVLVVDDSAVARAAVSRFIEEDPEFRLVGIARNGRDAIEKVERLRPDVVTMDIEMPEMDGIQALREIMARCPVPVVMLSHHTRHGAEMTLLSLECGAVDFFPKDWLMEATAGSLRHAKSFRDCLRTAAAANIVGLRNATPVSPDPPPKMSGGAIELVVIGCSTGGPAALQEILPQFSADEGPAVLVVQHMPPGFTKALAERFNSLCRMRVKEAEEGDIVRPGHIYIAPAGFQTVIELTSSGHKRVRVRDDLAVATSYKPSIDVTLQSAAPIYGERLLVAILTGMGNDGLAGCAAVKHHRGKVIAEAEETCVVYGMPRAVQEAGLADVQVPRGDIYRTIVGYSAAKGG